In the Silene latifolia isolate original U9 population chromosome 1, ASM4854445v1, whole genome shotgun sequence genome, TGTTTAAGTCACCCTCAGTGACCCAATGTGCTTTGGCTTTCTGTCTAAGGTATTCCATGTTAGCTTGCTGAGTTTGGCTGACCTTCTTACTTGTCTCATGTTCAAGCTGAATAAGGTTCAGATCCCCTGGACTTGCCTGCAACTGATTTTGAATATGAATAAggctagccatagcttgttcagcTGCTGTCTCTATATTTGAGAAATGTGACCTGTTTAGCTCCTTGAGCTTTGGCTTGAGTCTCTTCAGCCTAGTGACCAATTTGAACATTCTGGTTCCTCTAATTCTTTGCTCCCATGCTTGCTCAACAATACTGTGGAACAGAGGAGAAGtactccacatattaaagtacttgAAAGGACGGTTTCTCTGCCCATCTTGATGCCTCCCAGCAACTATACAATGTGTGTGGTCATAAGTACCCTCAGGTAAGAAGTTGGCACACAAATGAGGGAACATATCGGCCCAGTCACAATTGATCAAGAATCTGTCTAATCTGCTATAAATTCTAGTCTCAGGTTCTTGCTTATTATTTCAGGTATAGTAACCCCCTTGAGCTTGACTGTCAATTAAATGGCAGGTATCCAAGCAATCCTGAAAAGGGTCAGACTCTGCACTACTCACTGAGCCCCCCAGTCTTTCATTTGCATTTAAAACACAATTGAAGTCACCCCCAACAGCCCATGGTCCACTCATAGACCTAGCTATACGACTCATATTACTCCATAAAGACTCCCTTTCACTGATCCCATTGTAGGCATAAACAATAGTATAGTGAAACTGATTATTGCCTATCTTGTCCAAGACAGACATGTGAATATACTGAGCATCATACTCAAGTATATGAATGTCAGCCCAGTGAGGATTCCAAAGCACAATAATTCTTCCCCCTGGgtgtttattattattagatgTAAGACTCCAATCCTGGAAGACCCTATACATAGACTTATTCTTATTGCtagcttttatttttgtttctaagaGACCAAAAACAGCTACTTTATTCTTATGAAGAAAATTATTCACAAACTTCTGCTTCTCCTCCCTATTCaaccccctaacattccaaaagccTAGCTTAATCATGGAGGTAGATTAGGAGGCTCATTACCATTACGCACACTACCTTCCTTAGGAGAGCTCTGACCACTCAAGACCTCTTTATAAGTAGGAGATCCTTGTGTGGTTGAGCTGACATCAAAACCCTGCTTAGGGAGTCTTACAGGGGAAATAGTCCCATTACTCTGGACAGGCTTTGCCAATGAGGTACTGGGATCCTGTGCTGTGATGGATGCTGCAATTGGAGCCTGAGTTTTCTTCACTTGAACTGGCCTCCAAACCTTTTGGATTTTCTTAACCTCTTTGTTGAAACCTTTCCTGCAGTTAATTTGTTCATGCCCTATTTGTTTGCATTTGTTGCAGGTACTAGGCTTCCACTCGTATTCCACAGGTATTTGTATTCTATTCTGCTTTTCATCCAGAAAGATAATATGTGAAGGGAATTTTTGATCAACTTTCAATTCAACCATAAGTCTAGCAAACCCTAATCTGGTTTTACTCTCTGTGGCAGCGTCACTTTTCACATATTTGCCAACCAGGTTAGCGAGTTTTGGAAGACTGTGGCCCCAAAATTTCAAAGGTAAACCTTTAAGCCTAATCCATGCTGGCACACTTTTAATTTCCTCTTTTTCTAGATCAATGTCAGGCTGCCAGGGCCTTATAATTAACGGCTTATTGTCAAAAAGGAAGTATCCACTTCCTAGGACTGCCTGCTGCATTTCAACTGTTTGAAAACGTGCCAAGAAAACTCCATTTGGTAGGAATGATATTTTTTCAATTGAATACTTACCCCATATCCTTTTCAGGAAACTCTCGAGTATCTGCCATGGAGGATTGCCCCCCACAACAAACCCATACACTGCCTGCCTCCAGTAAGTAATCTCCTCTTCTACATCTTCCTCTGTCAATTGGAGTAAATCCTCTGGTTCCTCATCTAACATTTGAATAATCTTTTTGCCATGTCTCTGAAACCATTCTCCCTCTTTATCTATTACGTTTTCTTTCTCAGGTACTTCTTCATTATCTATCACGTTCTCTTTCTCAGGTTCAGATTCATTCTCAGATGCAGATTCTTCAACGTCCTCCACAAGAATTTCCTCCGTGGAGAAAGGAGCAATCCCCTCAATTTCATTAATGCTTTTAGTCTTCTGCCCTTCCTCCACATTCGGCTTGCCAATAACTTTCTCTTTTTCCAATTGTAACGGTGTAAAAGTATTAGTGTTCCTAGTTTTGTTAGGACTAGAATGTTTAGCAACAGACGATCTTGTTGATTTCCTAACCATTGTTAAGCAATCAAGAAATCAATCAGAAAATTAAAATTTTGCACGACCTAGAGATGACTGCGTTTTCTCCTTTCTCTCTCTAGGTTAAACATTCTCTCTTGCTTTCACAAGACCCATAGTCTAATTACTTCCAAAAAGCATTTTTAAGTCCAAAAATACTTTTGAAAGTTAGGCCAAACACACACTTcatcaatgaatttttgaaatctGGTTTTTAttgcttccataccttccttggcactctcaaagatgtcatgtacaatttgcttaagacaatggatgGTGATCAACTcaaaaaattcccaaaattcctcacaactcatctcacatatcttaccaccactcaagtgaaatgccaagttgcgggtttcaaagttcatgccattataaacaacacaacattcTTCATAacttgaaagagtaaaaccatgataccaagcatgagtcatataaacTTCAAATCTAGCAATGTACTTATCAAAAGACTCATTTTCatgttgccaaaaagtgaatgtagacatgttgagcatgtgaaatagaacaagtacaataaaactcaagaaaaagaaacacaactaaaactagataaaagaacgattcaaatacataacaccatccccggcaacgaccCCATTTTTGATGGATAGTGTCGTTGGGgatctcaatcaaacacatttatattctcaacaaacaactagttagtggtaagtcgaggtcgatccatgggatggtggtacttaaattattcaatctaattatggttgtgcttgggtttgtcacaattgtaatgggttgatgattctaatctaatagaagtaatggaaagtaaacaagcaacaaaattaagaaatgtaaacaaatgactaaaaatgctaggatatcatgggttcataagggattcatgggagttgatcatacaaacatgtttcctactagatggaagcaattattgttatgatgggatcgagttagtgtatatcttacaatccctaggaaggtttgggtcccggagccgaatcgattagattgtacaacacctacaagtcgacttaatcctccctatccaactatatgcatggtctaatgagactcgagttgatttatgtcttacaagtctcattgaaaagata is a window encoding:
- the LOC141657531 gene encoding uncharacterized protein LOC141657531 produces the protein MIKLGFWNVRGLNREEKQKFVNNFLHKNKVAVFGLLETKIKASNKNKSMYRVFQDWSLTSNNNKHPGGRIIVLWNPHWADIHILEYDAQYIHMSVLDKIGNNQFHYTIVYAYNGISERESLWSNMSRIARSMSGPWAVGGDFNCVLNANERLGGSVSSAESDPFQDCLDTCHLIDSQAQGGYYT